A genomic region of Planococcus kocurii contains the following coding sequences:
- the lepB gene encoding signal peptidase I codes for METEVKKKNEMWEWSKALLIAFGLAAIIRFFLFTPIVVDGESMMPTLEHGDRMIVNKIGYSVGEPDRFDIIVFHAPEQKDYIKRIIGLPGDHIAYEDDQLYINGEAVEEPYLDIYKQGITGTLTEDFVLEDVTEGQSTIPEGSIFVMGDNRRASKDSRHIGLVSTDEVIGDTNFVFWPLAEAGIVK; via the coding sequence ATGGAGACTGAAGTGAAGAAGAAAAATGAAATGTGGGAATGGTCCAAAGCTCTGTTGATCGCCTTCGGTTTGGCAGCAATTATCCGTTTCTTTTTATTCACACCGATTGTAGTAGATGGAGAGTCAATGATGCCGACTTTAGAGCACGGAGATCGCATGATTGTCAACAAGATTGGTTATTCAGTTGGGGAACCTGACCGTTTCGATATTATCGTTTTTCATGCCCCTGAACAAAAAGATTATATTAAGCGTATAATCGGTTTGCCAGGTGATCACATTGCCTATGAAGATGACCAATTATATATAAATGGAGAAGCAGTAGAAGAACCTTATCTAGACATTTATAAGCAAGGAATTACCGGTACACTGACAGAAGATTTTGTCTTAGAAGATGTTACCGAAGGACAAAGTACCATACCTGAAGGATCTATCTTTGTGATGGGGGATAATCGCCGTGCAAGCAAAGATAGCCGCCATATTGGATTGGTCTCGACCGATGAAGTGATCGGGGACACGAATTTTGTTTTCTGGCCATTGGCTGAAGCGGGAATTGTAAAATAA